The following are from one region of the Aspergillus luchuensis IFO 4308 DNA, chromosome 4, nearly complete sequence genome:
- a CDS encoding uncharacterized protein (COG:S;~EggNog:ENOG410PQE1): MAGTMADDELFTRAISGYRDAFLDRHSHLPESERNELWSQRLSQFMTTTASSSISSVASSSYRPVPGSGLPEDGGAALEKSGKRLRQDTPRTLPGSGLPPPKRRVTTPEPPVTVDLTRELSHASSPAAPETTRRLSRTNSRKGSSVSYSGPGPSSRHTAMVRSQSQQIPVAHRPSLTTPATGFRHSYGPQRVQRRLDHVSEYTPSEYAKQYLDDFQGQGHVSALSMALSADSTMSGLRQEPQLNQGQPDLMATNFTAMSNPTMVEQPVQPAAVEMSRSTTTDSLCGGLGMMRFDSSGPNLDSNFSFSVPSEFVTSTSPMNVPFPASFSSMHRHPNPEVPLPFTEPSGSMSFSCSAPSSTSFHPPIPTLSPSTATEMRPSMSVESDSSSLSQPSRAARRTQEQIVQGTRPIAPKTEPHSSSPPKVAEQHKMIRISSSDGTAKEVAAIPKASIQRPPRPKTYCNMCNDQPDGFHGEHELRRHIERVHAVVRKVWVCVDISPGKTFLANCKACRNGKRYGANYNAAAHLRRTHFNPCQRGRGGRGKDSEKRGGKGGGNHPPMDVLKHWMVQKEEIVLENAQNYIDQDALGDDMAAAPPAASEDIAFSGLPQTSVEDISSQGMDSTLVNGFESFTAMPTMVMDPSMDAAPCYFDSQTLPPEIDSYV; this comes from the exons ATGGCTggcaccatggccgacgACGAACTCTTCACAAGGGCCATCTCTGGGTATCGGGACGCTTTCTTGGATCGACACTCCCATCTTCCGGAATCAGAGCGAAACGAACTTTGGAGTCAGCGGTTAAGTCAGTTCATGACCACCacggcctcttcttccatatCCTCTGTCGCCTCGTCCAGTTACCGCCCGGTTCCCGGTTCTGGTCTTCCTGAAGATGGCGGCGCGGCTCTCGAGAAATCTGGGAAACGGTTACGACAGGATACCCCCCGGACCCTACCTGGTTCTGGTCTTCCTCCACCGAAACGACGAGTCACC ACTCCGGAACCTCCAGTGACCGTTGATCTGACGCGCGAACTGTCTCATGCGTCTTCGCCGGCGGCTCCTGAGACTACTCGACGCCTCTCAAGAACGAATTCTCGGAAAGGCAGCTCGGTCTCTTACTCTGGTCCTGGGCCCTCCTCCCGGCACACGGCTATGGTCCGCTCGCAGAGTCAGCAGATACCGGTTGCTCACCGTCCGTCGCTGACAACCCCTGCAACGGGCTTTCGACACTCCTATGGACCCCAGCGTGTGCAGCGCCGCCTTGACCATGTCAGCGAGTACACGCCCTCCGAATACGCCAAACAGTACTTGGATGATTTCCAGGGCCAGGGACATGTCTCGGCACTTTCTATGGCGCTTTCTGCGGATTCGACGATGTCCGGACTTCGGCAAGAACCCCAGTTAAATCAGGGCCAGCCTGACCTGATGGCGACGAACTTCACAGCCATGTCCAACCCCACCATGGTCGAGCAGCCGGTCCAGCCGGCTGCCGTGGAAATGAGCAGGAGTACCACTACGGACTCGCTGTGCGGAGGTTTGGGAATGATGAGATTCGATTCCTCGGGACCGAATCTGGACTCCAATTTCTCATTTTCCGTCCCCTCTGAATTCgtcacctccacctcccccatGAACGTCCCCTTCCCTGCTTCTTTCTCATCTATGCACCGACACCCAAACCCCGAagtccccctccccttcactGAGCCCTCTGGCTCGATGTCATTTTCTTGCTCCGCtccatcctccacatccttccATCCACCCATTCCTACACTTTCTCCGTCCACTGCGACGGAGATGAGGCCTTCTATGTCTGTCGAGAGCGACAGCTCGTCTCTCTCCCAGCCATCGAGGGCGGCTCGCAGGACCCAAGAACAGATCGTTCAGGGTACTCGACCCATTGCTCCTAAAACCGAGCCACACAGCAGCTCACCCCCCAAGGTGGCTGAGCAGCACAAGATGATTCGCATTTCATCATCGGATGGTACTGCCAAAGAGGTTGCAGCCATTCCCAAGGCCTCGATACAACGGCCCCCACGTCCGAAGACGTATTGTAACATGTGCAACGACCAGCCGGATGGCTTTCATGGAGAGCACGAGCTGCGTCGACACATTGAGCGGGTCCATGCCGTTGTTCGCAAGGTTTGGGTTTGTGTTGACATCTCTCCTGGCAAGACATTCCTGGCCAACTGCAAGGCTTGTCGGAATGGCAAAAGATACGGTGCTAACTACAACGCTGccgctcatcttcgtcgcACCCACTTCAACCCGTGCCAAAGAGGCCGTGGTGGTCGTGGCAAAGACAGCGAGAAGCGCGGCGGCAAGGGCGGTGGAAATCATCCTCCCATGGATGTCCTGAAGCATTGGATGGTGCAGAAAGAGGAGATCGTCCTCGAAAATGCCCAGAACTATATTGACCAGGATGCGCTAGGCGATGACATGGCGGCTGCTCCGCCTGCGGCCTCCGAGGACATTGCGTTCTCTGGATTGCCACAGACGTCGGTCGAAGATATCTCTTCTCAGGGTATGGACTCGACATT
- a CDS encoding uncharacterized protein (COG:S;~EggNog:ENOG410PR8K;~InterPro:IPR036249) yields MSDPTLYLYTSLTAGSSHIVTATARLETILKANKLPFRAIDVATDEVARKLWGRRSKGKKLPGLVKFGTVVGDLEQVEEWNEYGELRMQVNSVEDIDSIPATSTPIAPPSAASTPTPEPTTLKQSTIKIQSPPSKETPKDTAITAAMRQASGEAAAKAKGSGTQPAPAKEPAPAKEPVPAVTEQKETPKETPAAGEQSQAGKEDTEWFSTTVAPSSPPPPKKNKKKLHRTCGSLFPGVNRIFSNP; encoded by the exons ATGTCCGATCCCACCCTTTATCTCTACACCTCCCTGACTGCGGGGTCGTCCCACATCGTCACCGCAACGGCACGCCTGGAGACAATTCTCAAAGCCAACAAGCTCCCCTTCCGCGCAATCGATGTGGCCACGGACGAAGTAGCCAGGAAGCTCTGGGGCCGTCGCTCCAAGGGCAAGAAACTTCCTGGCTTGGTGAAATTCGGCACTGTTGTCGGA GACTTGGAGCAAGTTGAAGAATGGAATGAGTATGGTGAGCTGAGGATGCAGGTTAACAGTGTCGAAGACATCGACAGTATTCCCGCAACTAGTACTCCGATCGCACCCCCCTCGGCCGCATCTACCCCCACCCCCGAACCCACTACCCTCAAACAGAGCACAATCAAGATTCAAAGCCCCCCGTCCAAAGAGACCCCGAAAGACACTGCTATCACGGCTGCTATGCGCCAGGCTAGTGGGGAGGCCGCTGCCAAGGCTAAGGGCAGCGGCACTCAACCTGCCCCGGCTAAGGAACCTGCCCCAGCAAAGGAACCTGTCCCGGCAGTTACAGAACAAAAAGAGACCCCGAAAGAGACCCCTGCGGCTGGCGAGCAGTCCCAAGCAGGCAAGGAAGATACT GAATGGTTCAGCACCACCGTggctccatcatctccgccacctccaaagaagaacaagaaaaagtTGCACAGGACTTGCGGAAGTCTATTTCCGGGGGTCAACAGGATCTTCTCAAATCCTTGA
- the RPE1 gene encoding ribulose-phosphate 3-epimerase RPE1 (BUSCO:EOG092644Z6;~COG:G;~EggNog:ENOG410PGBP;~InterPro:IPR011060,IPR026019,IPR013785,IPR000056;~PFAM:PF00834;~go_function: GO:0003824 - catalytic activity [Evidence IEA];~go_function: GO:0004750 - ribulose-phosphate 3-epimerase activity [Evidence IEA];~go_function: GO:0016857 - racemase and epimerase activity, acting on carbohydrates and derivatives [Evidence IEA];~go_process: GO:0005975 - carbohydrate metabolic process [Evidence IEA];~go_process: GO:0006098 - pentose-phosphate shunt [Evidence IEA]), with amino-acid sequence MSPPAIIAPSILSADFGTLGSECSTKIAQGSDWLHVDIMDGHFVPNMTFGAPVVTKIRSHVARPTEPHGKGTFDCHMMIQEPHKWVKDFKDAGCDLYCFHYEAAISSTAATSPADNTTTTKTSPKDLIRYIHDEGMQAGIAIKPDTPVDVLWDILANENEKERPDMVLVMTVHPGFGGQKFMASELPKVKALREKYPNLNIEVDGGLGLGTIDQAAEAGANVIVAGSAVFGAQDPADVIAKLRETVNKYRKE; translated from the exons ATGTCCCCGCCAGCTATCATTGCTCCCTCCATCCTGAGTGCCGACTTCGGCACCCTGGGCAGCGAATGCTCGACCAAGATCGCCCAAGGCTCCGACTGGTTGCACGTCGACATCATGGACGGCCACTTCGTCCCCAACATGACCTTTGGTGCCCCCGTCGTCACCAAGATTCGCTCTCATGTTGCTCGTCCCACCGAACCCCACGGCAAGGGTACCTTTGACTGCCACATGATGATCCAGGAG CCCCACAAATGGGTCAAGGACTTCAAAGACGCCGGCTGTGATCTCTACTGCTTTCACTATGAAgccgccatctcctccaccgctgCTACCAGTCCCGCCGacaacaccacaaccaccaagacCAGCCCCAAGGACCTGATCCGTTATATCCACGACGAGGGCATGCAAGCCGGAATTGCCATCAAGCCCGATACCCCCGTCGACGTACTCTGGGATATTTTGGCGAATGAGAACGAGAAGGAACGTCCGGAT ATGGTCCTGGTTATGACCGTTCACCCCGGATTTGGTGGTCAGAAGTTTATGGCTTCCGAGCTGCCCAAGGTCAAAGCTTTGCGCGAGAAATACCCCAACCTCAACATCGAGGTGGATGGTGGCTTGGGACTGGGCACGATTGAccaggctgctgaggctggCGCCAACGTCATCGTTGCGGGCTCGGCCGTCTTTGGCGCTCAGGATCCCGCCGACGTCATCGCTAAGCTCCGCGAGACTGTTAACAAGTATCGCAAGGAGTAA
- a CDS encoding uncharacterized protein (COG:S;~EggNog:ENOG410PHF5;~InterPro:IPR013216,IPR029063;~PFAM:PF08241;~go_function: GO:0008168 - methyltransferase activity [Evidence IEA]): MTDVYRPATGRCPPLRQVRGTRLDTIVEDAREAHYADSTKPVASSAKQTTPKAPQPPQPPQLKLKTSGLSSVSRLPRFFSPISAGSVSSCSDTEWQRQMQPFEDLYDATDDDSDISDECTSFASTRPTSLVTPTTRTSVFSPVSRSRYPSLTIPSSTMWPSLHGAAKSSPIPPTPPPKIPVSPAALSMLAHSVPAVHAPPSLDGSVSSDQVSNISAPATPDLQSLPDNDWTAQDVHVRHELEDSQDEDLEAEPDTQSIQIAIESANEDWRQVLGRFPRIPGGQSTASSIDLDAEPVRGDTPSDRGVSLPADALETLRHISLDGTPDPWSETSESNEEMWQIRMPLERPRSADDATPASELSGYSFSRLSIPSPGGFFASLGPRARHTWSIPCGNKPPTSATAEGFYKLPFSRTEGEVVEHVIEYPERTTEEQLTAVYDPIGPPTAIRIPEEKTPKLSDQFDDQACSEDDAMDDALPPIGPDDQYERDEDYESELKQKAMSGLDRTSDWLAAQASYLSALNETNPVNMLDEEAYNEEVGPKTDRQSPKQLSRKQSVRFAKALPEAPSSCPSLLASRDSIYWRGFKAVQQQSGTRDTFVHRNTRFDAVQSVRLGLTDAHIKRLRGNYEIARPERPAYKGPFSLAPRNSTMDSALAEKAQFSIVEKEQTVLSQIRQPMWAMDALRYINGGRLIVSPALKQLSSTRKRTPRQLRILDLGGHASCEWAWQLAHEYPHVKVYTVFTEHQEVNPGIKGPPNHRHLPVSQLWKLPFADNKFDVISARSLPALLKKECPSGETQDQYDLCLKECRRCLKPGGYLEFFVMDAEITRAGPQASARSAEFASGLRALGYDPTPTKGFLSRLQKNFADVKRAWMFLPMGTEPVKSEPPRETPDPRVKSLIEECEAVQGPVGSTADIASVTGVLGGWIWEQWLVKLQTELGMDQQDLLAGIGSVFDEGRKNGAGWTCLSGWAMKPRPKKKKRHGRKSSKG; this comes from the coding sequence ATGACGGACGTATACCGTCCCGCAACGGGCAGATGCCCACCTCTGCGACAGGTGCGAGGAACGAGGCTTGATACGATAGTAGAGGACGCGCGCGAGGCGCATTATGCAGACTCTACAAAGCCTGTTGCATCCAGTGCCAAGCAGACAACACCAAAGGCACCGCAacctccacaaccaccacagctGAAGCTCAAGACCAGCGGGCTTTCATCAGTGTCTCGACTGCCTCGATTCTTCTCGCCAATATCCGCAGGCTCCGTCTCCTCTTGTTCAGACACTGAATGGCAGCGTCAGATGCAGCCGTTTGAAGACCTGTACGATGCAACGGATGACGATTCGGACATCAGTGATGAGTGCACTTCCTTCGCTAGCACCCGACCAACAAGCTTGGTGACACCCACGACGCGTACTTCGGTGTTTTCTCCGGTCTCCCGCAGCCGGTACCCTAGTCTCACGATACCGTCGTCCACAATGTGGCCATCACTGCATGGTGCTGCAAAGAGCTCTCCGATTCCGCCAACTCCGCCGCCAAAGATTCCTGTCTCCCCAGCTGCCCTGTCAATGCTCGCCCATTCGGTGCCGGCCGTGCATGCCCCGCCGTCCTTGGACGGAAGTGTCTCCTCTGACCAGGTGTCAAACATCAGTGCTCCAGCAACTCCAGACCTGCAATCCCTTCCAGACAATGACTGGACTGCGCAAGACGTGCATGTTCGTCACGAACTAGAAGATTCacaggatgaagatcttgAGGCGGAGCCGGATACCCAAAGCATTCAGATCGCTATTGAGAGCGCCAACGAGGACTGGCGTCAGGTCCTGGGCAGGTTTCCACGGATCCCGGGCGGCCAGTCGACCGCGTCGTCAATTGACCTGGATGCGGAGCCAGTAAGGGGAGATACACCATCTGACCGGGGCGTATCTCTGCCTGCAGACGCCTTAGAGACACTGAGGCACATCTCCCTCGATGGGACTCCAGATCCCTGGTCGGAAACTTCTGAGTCCAACGAAGAGATGTGGCAGATCCGTATGCCTCTAGAACGCCCGCGCAGTGCCGACGATGCCACTCCGGCGTCGGAACTCTCAGGGTATAGTTTCAGCAGGCTGAGCATACCCTCACCTGGTGGCTTCTTTGCTTCACTTGGTCCACGAGCACGTCACACCTGGTCTATCCCCTGTGGAAATAAACCGCCGACTTCTGCCACTGCCGAGGGCTTTTACAAGCTACCGTTCTCCCGGACCGAAGGGGAGGTAGTTGAGCATGTCATAGAGTACCCCGAACGGACGACAGAAGAACAGCTGACAGCCGTGTATGATCCCATCGGACCACCCACCGCTATCAGAATTCCCGAGGAAAAGACGCCCAAATTATCCGATCAATTCGATGATCAAGCATGCTCTGAGGATGATGCTATGGACGATGCTCTTCCGCCCATCGGCCCGGACGATCAGTACGAACGAGACGAGGACTATGAGAGCGAACTAAAGCAAAAGGCAATGTCGGGTTTGGACCGGACCAGCGACTGGCTGGCAGCCCAGGCTTCTTACCTTTCAGCTCTTAATGAGACCAATCCCGTGAATAtgttggatgaagaggctTACAACGAGGAAGTTGGACCCAAGACCGACCGGCAATCACCTAAACAGTTAAGCCGGAAGCAGTCAGTTCGTTTTGCCAaagctcttccagaagcACCCAGCTCCTGTCCCTCTTTACTAGCGAGTAGAGACTCCATCTACTGGCGCGGATTCAAGGCGGTCCAGCAACAGTCCGGCACTCGAGATACTTTTGTGCATCGGAACACAAGATTTGATGCTGTTCAGTCTGTCCGACTGGGCTTAACAGATGCGCACATCAAGCGTTTGCGTGGAAATTATGAAATCGCTCGTCCGGAACGTCCAGCTTACAAAGGGCCCTTCTCATTGGCGCCTCGCAACTCAACAATGGACTCGGCTCTGGCAGAAAAGGCCCAGTTCTCCATAGTTGAGAAGGAGCAGACTGTGTTGTCTCAAATTCGTCAACCGATGTGGGCCATGGATGCTCTGAGATATATCAACGGGGGTCGCCTCATTGTGAGTCCTGCTCTGAAGCAGCTGTCCAGCACGCGTAAACGAACTCCCCGTCAACTACGGATCCTCGACCTCGGCGGACACGCCTCATGCGAATGGGCTTGGCAACTGGCTCACGAGTACCCTCATGTTAAAGTATATACCGTCTTTACTGAGCATCAGGAAGTTAACCCAGGCATCAAAGGACCTCCCAATCACCGGCACCTTCCTGTATCCCAACTGTGGAAACTGCCGTTCGCCGACAATAAGTTCGATGTGATCTCAGCCCGCTCCCTGCCTGCTttgttgaagaaagaatgccCGTCTGGGGAGACTCAAGACCAGTATGACCTTTGCCTGAAAGAATGTCGACGCTGCCTCAAGCCAGGTGGTTATTTGGAGTTCTTTGTCATGGATGCAGAAATCACACGTGCTGGCCCGCAAGCATCTGCCAGGTCAGCTGAATTCGCGTCCGGTCTCAGGGCTCTGGGTTACGACCCGACACCAACCAAAGGCTTCCTCAGTCGCTTGCAGAAGAACTTTGCGGATGTGAAGCGAGCCTGGATGTTCCTACCTATGGGTACTGAGCCGGTCAAGTCTGAACCGCCTAGAGAGACCCCCGATCCGAGGGTGAAGAGCCTCATTGAAGAATGTGAAGCGGTGCAAGGCCCAGTCGGGAGCACGGCAGATATAGCCAGTGTTACGGGTGTGCTAGGTGGCTGGATCTGGGAACAATGGCTTGTAAAACTGCAGACGGAACTGGGAATGGACCAACAAGACCTGCTGGCAGGCATTGGGAGTGTGTTTGATGAGGGACGCAAGAACGGTGCAGGCTGGACCTGCTTGTCGGGGTGGGCAATGAAACcgaggccgaagaagaagaagcgtcACGGACGGAAATCCAGCAAAGGCTGA
- the LSM2 gene encoding Sm-like protein LSM2 (COG:A;~EggNog:ENOG410PQNA;~InterPro:IPR016654,IPR010920,IPR001163;~PFAM:PF01423;~go_process: GO:0006397 - mRNA processing [Evidence IEA]): MLFFSFFKTLTNQTVTIELKNDIRIRGTLKSVDQYLNIKLDDVDVLDLDKYPHLSSVKNMFIRGSVVRYVMLPRSEVDIGLLEDATRREAANQAGKAR, encoded by the exons ATGCTCTTCTTCAG cttcttcaagacTCTTACCAACCAAACGGTGACCATCGAACTCAAGAACGACATTCGCATCCGCGGCACTCTCAAATCCGTCGACCAGTACCTGAACATTAAgctggatgatgtcgacgttctggatctggataaATACCCGCATCTGTCCTCCGTGAAGAACATGTTTATCCGTGGTAGTGTGGTGCGCTATGTTATGTTGCCGAGGTCGGAGGTCGATATTGGGCTTTTGGAGGATGCGACGAGGAGAG AGGCTGCGAACCAGGCTGGCAAAGCTCGGTGA
- a CDS encoding DNA cross-link repair protein PSO2 (BUSCO:EOG09261HQU;~COG:L;~EggNog:ENOG410PK6Y;~InterPro:IPR036866,IPR011084;~PFAM:PF07522) yields MPTPFPPRKPSTPSRPRPAKSKTTKRNTSLLSFFQKADGPPKATSRQSRITQFATKAEKNDATGDAGSSGVRGGNGAAGAGGLFLEDAKKVVSFTNGGDYVREKTPEDIWEEEEERFQENGGSVKKRRVEEGISLENDIDNGSGGDKQKTESESGAESKSTQKPSRSVSGPFIDESDSESEDLEQFREYENGTEIEAGVSDGKIISADETQAPAVDVDTPPVREATSHDDDVYANFDDLEEDEFRGEEDFLDAFDDDEDFKGDIGLDDSGISGEDFGCEVPVCPVCQAVLTGLSETDVSVHVNDCLDGKPTESLKHEPEAEPDPDPEPGPELKSSKGMSLADRAAIARPAQRDPYASGVAGTRSAFSKLMAGNAEDTAWNAAAANEVASRGKQAYQRTCPFYKIIPGFSLCVDAFRYGAVEGCNAYFLSHFHSDHYVGLTGSWRHGPIYCSRPTANLVCQQLKVDRKWLVPLEFEQKTEIPGTGGAQVTLIEANHCPGSAIFLFEKLMGSGPSQRTHRVLHCGDFRASPLHVQHALLRPEITDPATGKARQQRIDACYLDTTYLSPKYAFPGQEDVIEACADLCVELDQDANDTNGRAFGRPVNGKSGMLSKFVTAVTGSRPSPTQGSRPPGRLLVVIGTYSIGKERICLGIARALKSKIYATPAKQRVCACLEDAELSSLLTDDPTEAQVHMQTLFEIRAETLADYLDSMKPHFTRVVGFRPTGWTYRPPAGRMLDNPPVSVVLNSAHWKTPFSAKDLVPQRGSTRESACFGVPYSEHSSFRELSMFCCALRIGRVIPTVNVGSRKSRERMKAWIERWEAEKRKNGLYRVEGSRW; encoded by the exons ATGCCTACGCCATTCCCTCCTCGAAAACCATCTACGCCCTCTCGGCCAAGGCCGGCGAAATCAAAAACCACGAAACGCAACACCAGCCTTCTCAGTTTCTTCCAAAAGGCGGACGGGCCGCCGAAAGCTACGTCTCGGCAGTCGCGGATCACGCAGTTCGCGAcgaaggcggagaagaatgaTGCAACTGGCGATGCAGGGTCCTCGGGGGTGAGGGGTGGGAATGGGGCTGCTGGTGCCGGGGGTTTGTTTTTGGAGGATGCGAAGAAGGTGGTGAGTTTTACGAATGGAGGGGACTATGTGAGGGAGAAGACGCCCGAGGATAtttgggaggaagaggaggaacggTTTCAGGAAAATGGGGGCAgtgtgaagaagaggagggttgaggagggtatTTCGCTGGAGAATGATATTGATAATGGGAGTGGGGGGGATAAGCAGAAGACAGAGAGCGAGAGTGGCGCTGAATCGAAGTCAACTCAGAAGCCGTCTCGGTCAGTCAGCGGGCCATTCATTGATGAATCGGACAGTGAGAGCGAGGATCTGGAGCAGTTCAGGGAATACGAGAATGGGACTGAGATTGAGGCCGGGGTATCGGACGGGAAAATAATCTCGGCAGACGAAACCCAGGCTCCCGCAGTCGATGTCGACACACCACCGGTAAGAGAAGCCACGAGccacgacgatgatgttTACGCGAATTTTGACGATCTTGAAGAGGACGAGTtccgaggggaagaagacttCTTAGATGCatttgacgatgatgaggatttCAAAGGCGACATTGGACTTGATGATAGCGGGATTTCGGGTGAAGACTTTGGCTGTGAAGTGCCTGTGTGCCCTGTATGTCAGGCTGTTTTGACAGGCTTGTCTGAGACG GATGTCTCGGTACATGTCAACGATTGTCTTGATGGGAAGCCTACGGAGTCGTTGAAACATGAGCCAGAGGCGGAGCCAGACCCGGACCCGGAGCCGGGACCGGAGTTGAAGTCGTCGAAAGGAATGAGTCTTGCCGACCGGGCTGCTATCGCGAGACCAGCGCAGCGTGACCCATATGCCTCTGGCGTCGCAGGAACGAGGTCGGCCTTTTCGAAGCTCATGGCCGGCAACGCGGAAGATACAGCATGGAATGCAGCGGCGGCCAACGAGGTTGCGTCCCGTGGCAAACAGGCTTATCAACGGACGTGTCCGTTCTACAAGATCATCCCTGGCTTCTCCCTCTGCGTGGATGCGTTTCGATACGGAGCCGTCGAGGGGTGCAACGCGTATTTCCTCAGTCACTTCCACAGCGATCATTACGTCGGCCTTACGGGGTCCTGGCGCCATGGACCAATCTACTGCAGCAGGCCTACGGCCAATTTGGTGTGCCAGCAATTGAAAGTTGACCGGAAGTGGCTTGTACCACTGGAGTTCGAACAGAAGACGGAAATCCCGGGGACGGGAGGAGCGCAAGTGACCTTGATCGAAGCGAATCATTGTCCCGGGAGCgccatctttcttttcgaGAAGTTAATGGGATCCGGCCCCTCGCAAAGGACACACCGTGTCCTTCACTGTGGTGACTTTCGCGCCTCGCCGTTGCATGTGCAGCATGCCCTTCTCCGCCCGGAGATCACTGATCCTGCAACTGGCAAGGCTCGCCAGCAACGAATCGACGCCTGCTATCTCGACACTACCTATCTGAGCCCTAAGTACGCATTcccaggccaagaagacgTCATCGAAGCTTGCGCGGACCTCTGCGTTGAGCTCGACCAAGACGCCAATGATACCAACGGCCGAGCATTCGGACGACCAGTCAATGGGAAAAGCGGAATGCTGAGCAAGTTTGTTACGGCAGTGACTGGATCCCGCCCGTCTCCAACGCAAGGGAGCCGTCCTCCGGGGCGGTTATTGGTGGTGATTGGAACGTACAGCATCGGCAAGGAACGCATTTGCCTGGGGATTGCGCGGGCATTGAAGAGCAAAATCTACGCAACGCCAGCTAAGCAGCGGGTCTGTGCGTGCCTCGAGGATGCTGAGCTGTCATCGCTGCTGACGGACGATCCCACGGAGGCGCAGGTGCATATGCAGACGCTCTTTGAGATCCGGGCGGAGACGCTGGCCGATTACCTGGACTCGATGAAGCCGCACTTCACGCGGGTGGTGGGATTTCGACCCACGGGGTGGACGTATCGACCGCCAGCTGGAAGAATGCTGGACAACCCACCGGTGTCGGTGGTGCTCAACTCGGCGCATTGGAAGACGCCTTTCTCTGCGAAAGACCTGGTGCCACAGCGGGGGAGTACGCGGGAAAGTGCCTGCTTTGGAGTGCCGTACAGCGAGCACAGCTCCTTTCGGGAGTTGAGCATGTTCTGCTGTGCACTCCGGATCGGACGGGTGATCCCCACGGTGAACGTGGGTAGCCGGAAAAGTCGGGAGCGCATGAAGGCGTGGATTGAGCGATGGGAGGCGGAGAAACGGAAGAATGGATTGTACCGCGTGGAGGGAAGTCGTTGGTAG